The following is a genomic window from Rutidosis leptorrhynchoides isolate AG116_Rl617_1_P2 chromosome 8, CSIRO_AGI_Rlap_v1, whole genome shotgun sequence.
gaacgcgaTCTAGAAATGACAATCCGGTAAAACTGAAACTACGAAATCTTGGAGCTCTTTTAGTATGTaggtataaatataaatgacaatccaGTAAAACTGAAACTACGAAATCTTGGAGCTCTTTTAGTATGtaggtataatataataatataatataatataatataatataatataatataatataatagcgAGACTATAATTCCGAGATGGGCAAATTTACTCTGGTAGAATCGTATCCCATCCAAAATTCTTATATTTCATTGGCTAGCAATTCGAAATTGCATTCCGGTTAAATCTATTTTAAGGCAAAGAAATATTCTTCGAGATGGGCAAAACACGGTGTGTTATTGGTGTTTTAATAACGATGAATCGGTAGACCACTTGTTGATTCATTGTTCGTGGGCTCATTTAATTTGGTCGGAGCTTTTTCAATGGTGGAATTTAATGGTGGAATTTAAGGTGGGTTATGACTTTTACCCTCGCTTCCTTTACGTTCGATTGGGTTTCAGGTATGGGAATTAAGACGTTTAAATATTGGAGATTAATCGGGCCCGTCACAATTTGGAGTATATGGATAGCTAGAAATAACGCTTTATTTAATGACGAGCTTGTTTGTTGGACTTCCATCGTGAAGAAGGTAAAATGCAAATCTTTCGAATGGGCTGCAAGTTCTAAGCTTTGCTCGTCTCACCAATTTTACGTATGGGAGTCAAATCCGTGAATTTTGCTTGCCTAGTGTTGTTCCTCTTGTACGTTTGGGTTAGTTTTATGTCAATGTTGTTTTTCTCAATTTAGGGCCCATTATCTAGAGTATAATAGTTCATGTTGGTGCCTTGTATTGTACTGGGTTTAGTCGTCTTTTTGATGGCTAGTCCATATCATTCTTTCTATATTATTCCatgattgttaaaaaaaaaaaaggggggggggggggggaggggggaaatgcacttaaaaaaaataaaataataataatgccaGTAATAAATAAATACTCCGTAGTTAATTACAACAAAATTTAACTTTTTTTGCAAAAAAACACTAGGAATTCATCATTTGTTCTAGGTTATTAGAAATTATTATCCCTATAAACTAAAAGCAactaagatttttatagtttcagctgTTTTGGATTGTAGCTTTGAATTCGGCCCCTCACCGTTGCCTTAATTCACACAACGACCCCTCCAATTTatatttttcaggggtaaaaagtgtaaatacacaattttattaaaataaaagaaactaattccacccgaatttttagcgggtcctatcttctcgctcggtgcgagttaaatttttccgagcccaccgttcaactcaaaaaaatcttacgaacacaacgggactaactatacgcaaaacggacacttcaaAAAAAAACTCAATACCCCGGACTATATTCGATACATATACACACCTCTCCGTTAACTATAAATACGCGAACCAAAGCCCCCGTCATCGCGCGGCTCCTTTTTGTAGTTAGTAACATGTTTTAAGTTTTAGGGTTTCATTGCTAACAGTGATCCGATTGCTTCCAAGATATCGGCAAGAGTATTCAACGATTAAAACAGGAGAATAAGAAAAAGAAGTTGGCCCCATAAGCGTACTCCTTTCGCTCTTTAATTCTGTATTTACGAGTACTAATCAAATGATGACGTCagaggttgtggttgatgtgcttgAACAAATACTTGTTAGATTGGATGTGAAAGATCTAATCCGATTCAAAAGCGTTTGTAAGTCATGGCATTCTTTAATCTCCAGTGATcgctttattaattatcatttaaacTGTTCTTACAACAATGATCTCAATAATTATGCGATTGGGCATAGAAGGATCGTTATACCTAGTTCTCATACTCCGATGATGATTGGTTCATCGAACGGCCTCGTATGCATCTCTAAACAATCTGATGGTCAGCTTTTAGTGGCTAACCCTTTGACTCGAGTGGTGAAAAAACTGCAACAGTTGCCTAAACTTTTTTTTAAAATGTCCGAATGTTGGGGGTTTGGTTATGATTCATCTGTGAACGACTACAAGGTTATATTAGGTTTTCCGATAGTTAAAACGACTACATGTTTTTTTATGTTGTCGTTGAAAACAAATATATGGCAACTTATTAGAGATGTGAATTATGAACCAATTAGTATGAGTATGAGGGGTGTCTTTTTGGATGGGTCAGTTTATTGGTTAATGATCAATAGAATTAATAGTAAGAAAGTCATTCTTTCTTTTGAATTATCTCGAGAAGAATTCGTACAAATCTCCATACCAAATGAATGTGATCAAGATCCAGATGTCAGGCTCGGTGTTATCAAACAATGTCTTTGCATATATCGTCCGTTAGCTTACAATAGAAAACCGGAAATGAAATGGGTACTGGAAAAATGCAATGCAAAAACGTTATGGAAACGGGTGCCTAATGATTATGGCATCAAGTGTGACATTATACACAAGTTGAAATTGGAGGATCGCACGAGTACTCAAGACGACAATAATAAGATTAGTATTCATAGCGGCTTACAATACTTGTGTATTAGTGGGTACTACGTTGGTGATCCTATATTTGTGCAGAGCCTTGTATCTCCCCATGTACGCTAACATGAGCCAAACAAGTTATGATGTAGACAATCGTTCCTTGTTCGGGCAGAGAATGTCGaggtaaagagattgcttccagagGATCTCTAAGGAATAGGGCAATGCAAATGCTATGCTATTACTATTCTATCTTCCAGTAGTTTCTAGTATGCTGTCTTTATATAGTTTTTAAACGCGTTCAGAACTGTTTTACAAATTTGTCATTTTATAATTTCTTTTCTTTTAAAGTAAACTTCTGCCCCTTCTTCAGTTTATTTACAGCAAATGTTGAAATCATGATGATCTTTAGTTTCCTTGTATAGAGCTGTTAAATATGCACAATTGCACATATGTAGCTTGCTTGATCTGCAGCTTCACTTCTTTACCTGTCcataaaaaatgttttttttttccttATGAATAAATCTCAACTAATAACCTCTACAAAAGACAATTGTTAGCGCATAGTCGCTTTGGAATTAGTCAGCTTGCATAGTGAGTTGCTTTGAAATTAGTCGGCTTGCAGAGTGAGTCAGATACCcaaattaataaaaaaaacaattaatAAAAAAAACAACTCCGTATTAGCTATGTACACCAATCCCACAAGGTATTTCGGGTGCTACCATGCTACTCTAGCTAACACTTTTTAACTTTATAGTGTAATTACTAAATCAAAAACAATGCCACATGTTTTTCTTATTCTTGATTTTTTTTCAACATATTTGTTAGGTTTCATGGCATTCAATTCATTCATGAAGCATGATCGAGGACAATAATAGCTTGAGTACAAAATTTGGGGGTAAATGTTAGATCCAATTGTTGAACCAAAATCACAATCTTCAGTGTGGCCAGCTGGACATTCAATTAAAACTGGAATTATTTTCAAAATCACAATCACCCAACCTTGCATACCTACTTCAAAGAATATTATCTTAAAACTATGCGATTATTCTCGGCCagcatcatatatcatatatttattaaaaaatccATTCTTTACTTGCTATTCAACCAACTTCTGTTTTCCGTGTTTCATCTTTAATCTCAAAACATGTCATACCTGCATCTTTTCTATGTCAGTTGATCTGTTCAAAATTTTTTTACTCTTGCTCTCAGAAAACTAAATACAAACTGTGGTATAAAACATGCTTCAACTTATGTTCTTAGGTATACATATAATGGTGTAAACATAACCTGCCAAGCTTATCTCACTTTACGATCCCAACTGCCTTACAACACGGTTGCTTCGATTTCTAATCTTCTAAACGCATACGCCACTCAGCTTTCACAACTCAATTTAGTACCCGAAACTGCTAAATTCAAAACCGGTGAAACAGTGCTTGTACCaacttatatatgtgtatattattAGGACTCTATATAAATTCCATATGTAAATATGTATGCATATACTTTAGAGTCAGTTCATATGGTTGTAAAGCTGCAATACATGTTGTGTACCAATAATTCCATCTGTTTTTATCACCTTTAGATGTCTCTATGCTTATAAACCAAAAGTATATACAATAAAACATCACAACAGTGGAATTTTTACAACAGTTCTATATTCTATAATAATCTATTCTTTTTTGTTGCTAACTACATACTAGAAATCACACACAGATTAACagatataagtattaattaatttgtTACATTTCAACGAGCTATAATCGGACTAATGACATGACTATCTTCTGTATCTAAAACTGTAGAAGTCCACGATTGTTCATAAATTTCATCCGATGATGATTGAGTAAGAACCGATAAATTGAACACTATTTCCGTCATTCCAGGCCTATTTGCAGACTTTTCTGACGTACAAGCTCTCGCTAACGCCGCCAAGTTCAAAGCACCATCAATCGGATAAAAGCTTCCTAATTTCGGATCCATCCACAACCTTAAATTCTCTTCTCTTTTATCTTTATCATCTTCAATTATATTCTTTATTTCCTTCCAACTCATACAAATCTCACCATCGTCTCTGCTTTCCATCGCTTTCCGCCCCGAAAGTAGCTCAAGCAGAATAACCCCGAACGCAAAAACGTCAACTTTCAACATTATCGAGCTTATTGCAGGTCTAGCTGTTGAGAAATTCGCAACTTTCGCCTTGAACGTGGTGTCGAGAAGTATATTACTAGTTCTTAAGTCTCTGTGGGCCATGCTCGGTTGACTATGTTCGTGCATGTACTGAAGACCGTTAGCAATATCGAGCGCTATATTCAACCTTTGAGACCAAGATAGGTTAATATTATCAGGAGAAGAAGATAAAGGTTTTGGAAACAGCCATTTATCTAAAGATCCATTTTCAGCGTACTCGTAAACAAGAAAACAACTTCCATCTAAATCGGACGAAATCCCCATCATCTTCACAAGATTTGTATGATTTACTCTCTGCAAAATCTTGAGTTCTTCGGTTGCATCTCTAAATTTCTTCACAGCTAAAACTTGACCATTGATTACAGCCTTATAAACCGACCCGCCTATTCTGTACCGTTCACTTAGGTTCATGGTTGCATCCATTATCTCCTTCCTTTCGTACATGATCGGCTTGCTTAAATAGCCTGAAACCCCTGGAAGCAACTTATCTTGATTGGTTTTTGCAGGCACAATCACTTCGTGTTTTGAACCCCGTTTCATATAAAGAAGATCGGTGAACGAAAAAGAAGAATCGTTACGAGCCAATATTTTCTTGGTTTTACGTGAACGGTATTTGTAAAGCACAAACCATAACAGACTTAGAAAAACGAAAAAACCAACTACTGTTGCTAAAATTAAAAACAGTACATGAATCTTTTTTAGTCCAACCCTTTTTGAATCTGAGAGACGTTTAGGCAGAGGAAAAATCGGTAATTTAGAGATGGGTATAAGAACCGGAAGACAAACAGCAGCAGTAAAATTACGAAAATTATTTTCGTTACCAATATCATAAGAGCTAGTATTAAACATATGGCTCACAGGCAAGATTTCATCTTTTGGTTGCCATACATAAGTAATAAGGTACTTTTCTTGATTCTGTAACTGTGTAGGACACTTGCAGAGCAAAGGGAAAACGGCCGGGTCACCAACTGTCAAATTGGTCGGGTTTAAAGACGGGTTCATGTCTTCATCGTCAAGAAAGTTCGTCAAATTCTGAAAGACAGAAGTGGCGACGACATAAAAGCTGTCGCCTTTTTTAATTGTATATGTAACATTAGAAAAATAATTTTCACCATTGCAGCTGCAGGTAATCGGTATCAGCAAAAGCTGATCATAAAGTATTTCTTCATTTTCTGAAGTGAGATTGCTAGCTTTTGCTATACTTAAACGGCTTACGCCAAACAAATCGGATATGTTACCGAGATCCATATACGGTTGCCTTGCACGATAAGTTATGTATGTTTGACATGAAGGCGGTGAGGCTGCAGAACACGAAAAGTTCGTGTCTGCAGGTGTTGCGAAAACATAAAACGGATAAATGAAGAGCACAGAAATAGCTAGAAATTTAAAATATGAAAATGCCATACTAATGATCTTGATTAACAAGTGATTTTACATAGTCTTTGTATTATGTGCTAAGAACAGGGAAGTTGCTATCAGtactagtattactagtattatgtaCCTTTCAGTTCATAATATTAAAGTGAGCCCATATGCAATAAAGACATAAGCTTTATGACTTTCTTGATTAGTTAAGTAAGATAAACACATTAAGTGTATAATATATTCATGTAATTAGGTATAAAAACCAATTTAGGCCGGCAGAATATGACGTTTGCTGTAACATGTAGCCAAAGGTTGTTTAGTTGGAAGCATTCAAATCACTAGATTTTTAACATCTTTGCTGATGGTAACTATAAAAGACAACATAGGAATATTAATAAGGTACAAAGGTATCTTAAAAAAGAATCCCAGCTGGAAAAATAGCAAAGTTGATGTTGATATGTATACGTTCTATACCTTCACCAGTTCACCTTTTAGTAAACGTTGGGCCGTATATAAGTACACACGTGCGCGCgcgcacgcatatatatatcatatGTATTTATTATCCCAATATATATAAAAGACTAGTTTATAACTTAACCCACGAATTCATTAGGTGAAATTCCATAACACGTCACTGGACGGTACAAGTTAATACCTTTTTATTGGATGGTCACAGTTATTAAACTATTGGTTGAGACAAATGATCAAACACAAGCTAGGTGGGTGTAACATAGGCGGTCTTTTTTCGAGATAGCAGACATATAACAATTTTCTAACAGTGAGTGTTTGTTGATGGAGTCCATGAATGATGTCATGATGATTTGGGCAAACGTTTAATAAAAGTTAACATGTACTCTGTGTGATACACGTTTATAATAAAACAATAGTGCAAACGCATGGTGGGAAATCAAGCTTCAGTTCGCGAAACTAATCTCCCCTTGTACGAGAGAGTTCTGATGGCTACTAAGAAATGGGAGATTCGGCTCGAGGTGGCTCCCGGTTAGCGGCCAATATTATTTATGCATTTTCTATtaactttttttattttattaataataaaataacaaaaacTTATATAAAAGTGGCGAACAAACAAACTAATTACGTATACCAAGTCTCATCGTGAGTAGACCGAAATAAAAATCGAGACCTGCTCAATAAACTAACAGGAAAGAAAACTCAAAACCGAATAACATACGAAACACAACCATGGAGCCTTATTGCATCTATTTCTCATGTTTAATGTGGTTAGTGGAGTAGTGTTTAGTGTACCAGTAGGTTTAGTTCTCTACGTCTCTAGTACGAGTATCTATAGTCTTCTTAGCTTGGTTTTCTAATTTCTACCTTAATTGATAAATCGccgccaatggggctttgcctcattggtcaccatgttaacatggtgttcgaggagaccaagggttcgagtctcggggggggggggggggggggggggggattttcgtgaattaactctaaccactaacattgcctttcaaaaaaaaaaaaaaaaaaaaaaaaaaaaattgataaatcGCCACTTTAACGTTCTATTTCTTTGCGTTTTAATTTCCTAAATTTCTAATTCATTAACCTAGCTTTTGTTACAGTGTATTCCAAGATATATGGGCATTCGAAGATATCTGGGTAGATCAATTTGTAAAAATCTTGCGTTTGGGTATTTGGGCCTATTGGGCTAAATTTGGTACCTCTTTCGAGCCCAAGACACCAATCAGGCCTCTTTGGCCATGACTAATCTTAGTTGATTAGGAAAATATTCTAGATTCATTCATCAAAATTTTAATCAATACACATTgttcatttaatttaatttaaaaattatatatatccatattcGATTAATCCATCGAGTTAACGGATATCCATTGAATAAATCAtcgttataattttttttattaatttatcaacttaacattattaaaaatcataacttattataaaattatataattaattaaaaataagtCGTAACGTATAACTTAGATGTTCTTATGTCGTGGGGTTTAATTTGGGGAAAATGATCCCAGACACGTGGTTTTCTTCAATAAACAGCTAGTCAACCGCAAAGTCAACCAAAGCCAATTATGTTAGAACGATTGAAGTTGTTATGAATTAGTTAGCATACGAGTGGAGTATATAACATATTGATGTAATAGTTTCAATTCAGTCTTATCAGTTGTAATTCCGTTCCTTCTTCTGTAATCACTCTCAAGTTCAATTGTAATAAAGTTCTTCGGTTAAACTCCATTATTCTTTCTTCAATTTAGAACTTTCAGGTTTAATCGATCGATAACTCTGATCAATTGGTCCAGGTTATCGTATCAAATCTTATCAGGGCTTCGATTTTGAATAATTTCTATCCAATTTACGTAATGGTGATGGCTACTATTGGAGCAAAACTGAATATGAAGGATGAACATGAGGTCTTTGATGAAATGCAAACATTAAGAAAGTATAAACATATAGTTACAGTTCAAGAAATTTATCAAGCATTTATTTCTTAGTACAAAGATAATAGTTTAGATGATTCGTATAATCGTATGTGATTGATATCTTTGTTTGGGGGTTGCAACCCGAAATTAGGGAAGGTGTTCGCATGTTTAAACTCAAAAGTCTTCATGATGCTTATTGTTTGGCTAGAGTGCAAGAAGAGTTCAACAATATCATGAAGAAACGAACTTGTTCCTTTTTGCTACCTTTACCTAGTCTTAAAGTTTCAAATGAAGTAGATGAAGACACTAGTTGCTTGGTCAATGCCGAAAAGCTAAGTGAAgtggtgtgaaatgtcccgttcatattgattataaacgttccatattaattgatttcgttgcgaggttttgacctctatatgagatgtttttcaaagactgcattcatttttaaaacaaccataacctttattttatcaataaaggttttaaaaacattacgtagattatcaaataatgataatctaaaatatactgtttacacacgaccattacataatggtttacaatagaaatatattacatcgacatatgtttcttgaatgcagtttttacacaatatcatacaaacatggactccaaatcttgtccttattttagtatgcaacagcgaaagctcttaatattcacctgagaataaacatgctttaaacgtcaacaaaaatgttggtgagttataggtttaacctatatatatcaaatcgtaacaatagaccacaagatttcatatttcaatacacatcccatacatagagataaaaatcattcatatggtgaacacctggtaaccgacattaacaagatgcatatataagaatatccccatcattctgggacacccttcggatatgatataaatttcgaagtactaaagcatccggtactttggatggggtttgttaggcccaatagatctatctttaggattcgcgtcaattagggtgtctgttccctaattcttagattatcagacttaataaaaaggggcatattcgatttcgataattcaaccatagaatgtagtttcacgtacttgtgtctattttgtaaatcatttataaaacttgcatgtattctcatcccaaaaatattagattttaaaagtgggactataactcactttcacagatatttccttcctcggaaataagacttggccacggatcgattcacgaacctatacaaatatgtacatatatatcaaagaatgatcaaaatataattacaaccatttttattatgttttaaagatttgagtgtattaagtcagctgtcctcgttagtaacctacaactagttgtccacagttagatgtacagaaataaattgatatatatatattatcttgaatcaatccacgatccagtgtatacacgtctcaggctagatcacaactcaaagtatatatatttttggaatcaaactcaaccctgtatagctaactccaacattactgcatatagagtgtctatggttgttccaaataatatatatacatgggtcgatatgatatgtcaaaacatttgcatacgtgtctatggtatcccaagattacataatatattagaatacatgtataatacaatataaattagttaggatatgatttgtatagatttattaaacatttcccgtagctaaaaagatcaaaaatatccaatcttgttttacccataacttcttcattttaaatccgttttgagtgaatcaaattgttatggtttcatattgaactataatttaagaatccaaacagaaaaagtataggtttatagtcggaaatttaagttacatgtcaattactaaagaggtagtcatttccgtcgaaagaacgacatcttgatgaccattttgaaaaacatactttcactttgagtttaaccaagatttttggatatagtttcatgttcatatgaaaaatcattttctcagaagaacaaattttaaatcaaagtttatcatagtttttaattatccaaaccaaaacagcccccggtttcactacgacggcgtatatccgattttatggtgttcatcgtgtttccaggttttaaatcattaagttagcatatcatatagatatagaacatgtgtttagttgattttaaaagtcaagttagaaggattaacttttgtttgcgaacaagtttagaattaactaaactatgttctagtgattacaagtttaaaccttcgaataagatagctttatatgtatgaatcgaatgatgttatgaacatcattactacctcaagttttctggataaaactactagaaatgagaaaaatggatctagctttaaaggatccttggatggcttgaaagttcttgaagcagaatcatgacacgaaaacagttcaagtaagatttttactcgaaacaagattgttatagttgtagaaattgaatcaaagtttgaatatgaatattaccttgaattagaaagataacctactataaataacaaaggttccttgatattagatgattacttggaatggattagaaagcttggaagtagacttgcaaacttggaagtattcttgatttttttgaaactatacttatggaatttatgaagaacacttagaacttgaagatggaacttgagagagatcaattagataaagaaaattgaagaatgaaagtgtttgtaggtgtttttgttcgttgatatatggattagatataaaggatatgtaattttgttttcatgtaaataagtcatgaatgattactaatatttttgtaattttatgagatatttcatgctagttgccaaatgatggttcccacatgtgttaggtgactcacatgggctgctaagagctgatcattggagtgtatataccaatagtacatacatctaaaagctgtgtattgtacgagtacgaatacgggtgcatacgagtagaattgttgatgaaactgaacgaggatgtaattgtaagaatttttgttaagtagaagtactttgatatgtgtcttgaagtctttcaaaagtgtaagaatacatatcaaaacacaacatgtatatacattctaatggagtcgttaagtcttcgttagtcgttacatgtaagtgttgttttgaaacctttaagttaacgatctcaattaatgttgttaacccaatgtttattatatcaaatgagatgttaaattattatattatcatgatattatgatgtatgaatatcttttaatatgatatatacattaaaatatcgttacaacgataatcgttacatataagtctcgtttcgtaattcttgagttagtagtcttgtttttacatatgtagttcattgttaacacacttaatgatatatttaaatataattttatcatgttaaatatagtgtatcaatatcttaatatgatacatatgtatttagtagacgttatcataacgataatcgttatatatatcatttcgagtttcttaacttagtaatctcatttcttatgtatatcacacattgttaatatatttagtgagatacttactcatcataatcttatgtcaaccatatatatatgtctatatataccacaacatgtagtttttacaattttgtaacgttcgtgaatcgccagtcaacttgggtgatcaattgtctatatgaaacttatttcatttaatcaagtcttaacaagtttaattgcttaa
Proteins encoded in this region:
- the LOC139863679 gene encoding F-box/kelch-repeat protein At3g23880-like, with translation MTSEVVVDVLEQILVRLDVKDLIRFKSVCKSWHSLISSDRFINYHLNCSYNNDLNNYAIGHRRIVIPSSHTPMMIGSSNGLVCISKQSDGQLLVANPLTRVVKKLQQLPKLFFKMSECWGFGYDSSVNDYKVILGFPIVKTTTCFFMLSLKTNIWQLIRDVNYEPISMSMRGVFLDGSVYWLMINRINSKKVILSFELSREEFVQISIPNECDQDPDVRLGVIKQCLCIYRPLAYNRKPEMKWVLEKCNAKTLWKRVPNDYGIKCDIIHKLKLEDRTSTQDDNNKISIHSGLQYLCISGYYVGDPIFVQSLVSPHVR
- the LOC139863680 gene encoding serine/threonine receptor-like kinase NFP — translated: MRQSPIGGDLSIKIISMAFSYFKFLAISVLFIYPFYVFATPADTNFSCSAASPPSCQTYITYRARQPYMDLGNISDLFGVSRLSIAKASNLTSENEEILYDQLLLIPITCSCNGENYFSNVTYTIKKGDSFYVVATSVFQNLTNFLDDEDMNPSLNPTNLTVGDPAVFPLLCKCPTQLQNQEKYLITYVWQPKDEILPVSHMFNTSSYDIGNENNFRNFTAAVCLPVLIPISKLPIFPLPKRLSDSKRVGLKKIHVLFLILATVVGFFVFLSLLWFVLYKYRSRKTKKILARNDSSFSFTDLLYMKRGSKHEVIVPAKTNQDKLLPGVSGYLSKPIMYERKEIMDATMNLSERYRIGGSVYKAVINGQVLAVKKFRDATEELKILQRVNHTNLVKMMGISSDLDGSCFLVYEYAENGSLDKWLFPKPLSSSPDNINLSWSQRLNIALDIANGLQYMHEHSQPSMAHRDLRTSNILLDTTFKAKVANFSTARPAISSIMLKVDVFAFGVILLELLSGRKAMESRDDGEICMSWKEIKNIIEDDKDKREENLRLWMDPKLGSFYPIDGALNLAALARACTSEKSANRPGMTEIVFNLSVLTQSSSDEIYEQSWTSTVLDTEDSHVISPIIAR